One Lysinibacillus fusiformis genomic window carries:
- a CDS encoding FAD-binding protein, whose amino-acid sequence MNWDASYDVVVVGSGAAGLTAGLTAKLQGMKSLVIEKTDCYGGASALSGGALWIPNNHVIKGAGVPDTHKQARLYLDSTIGDRVPAALKEAYITRGPEMLKFLCNNTNHIRFQYAKGYSDYYPEKPGGLAQGRSIEPLLFDLKKMGTLGDTMRRSTMSTKGFTMNSFEFHKVNMIRRTTIGKTTALKLGARLVKSKVTGSQLVALGQSLIARLRMSLAEANGELWLSTAFKDFVVENDRVVGLLVERDGRELHIEAKRGVVLSSGGFSHNQAYREKYLPSPTDAKWTSTPEGQTGDVIEPGLRIGASLDLMDKVWGAPSVIDPNGQPFFLVADRGVPNMMVVDNVGKRYLNEAAPYHEFVDNMQAHHKDTNDAVPSWILIDATAKSRYIFTGLFPGQAFPKSWFDHDIVKSAQTIEELAQQMDVPIENLVETVTRFNVFARNGHDDDFQRGDSAYDNYYGDPTLKNPNLAELNKAPYYALRLYPGDIGTKGGLVVDEQARVVKADGTPIEGLYASRNCSASIMGETYPGPGATLGPGMTLSYIATSHMENASYKQQATLVEV is encoded by the coding sequence ATGAATTGGGATGCGAGTTATGATGTGGTAGTTGTAGGTTCGGGAGCAGCAGGGTTAACAGCAGGTCTAACGGCAAAGTTGCAAGGAATGAAGTCATTAGTCATTGAAAAAACTGATTGTTACGGTGGGGCATCTGCATTATCTGGGGGTGCGCTATGGATTCCAAATAACCATGTGATTAAAGGTGCGGGAGTTCCTGATACACACAAACAAGCTCGTTTATACTTGGATTCAACTATTGGCGATCGTGTGCCAGCCGCATTGAAAGAAGCTTACATTACACGTGGACCTGAAATGTTAAAGTTTTTATGCAATAATACCAATCATATACGCTTCCAATATGCTAAAGGTTATTCGGATTATTATCCTGAAAAGCCAGGGGGCCTTGCTCAAGGACGGTCGATTGAGCCACTTTTATTTGATTTGAAAAAGATGGGCACATTAGGAGATACAATGCGTCGTTCGACAATGTCTACGAAGGGATTCACGATGAATAGCTTTGAGTTCCATAAGGTAAATATGATTAGACGTACAACGATAGGTAAAACAACTGCACTTAAATTAGGCGCGAGGTTAGTGAAATCTAAAGTAACAGGTAGTCAGCTAGTGGCCTTAGGACAGTCATTGATTGCACGACTAAGAATGTCATTAGCGGAGGCGAATGGTGAGCTTTGGCTTTCAACGGCATTTAAAGACTTTGTCGTTGAAAATGATCGTGTTGTTGGTTTACTAGTAGAGCGAGATGGACGCGAGCTGCATATTGAGGCCAAACGTGGTGTTGTACTTTCATCTGGTGGTTTTTCACATAATCAAGCGTATCGTGAGAAGTACTTGCCGAGCCCAACCGATGCAAAATGGACCTCTACACCAGAAGGGCAGACAGGTGATGTTATTGAACCAGGTTTACGAATCGGTGCAAGCTTAGATCTAATGGATAAGGTATGGGGGGCACCATCAGTAATCGATCCAAATGGACAACCTTTCTTCTTAGTAGCGGACCGAGGCGTGCCAAATATGATGGTTGTAGATAATGTGGGGAAACGTTATCTAAATGAAGCAGCTCCTTATCATGAGTTTGTAGATAACATGCAAGCGCATCATAAAGACACGAATGATGCTGTACCATCTTGGATCTTGATTGATGCAACAGCGAAGAGTCGATATATTTTCACTGGTTTATTTCCTGGGCAAGCATTCCCAAAAAGCTGGTTTGACCATGATATTGTGAAAAGTGCACAAACAATTGAAGAACTAGCGCAGCAAATGGATGTACCGATAGAGAATTTAGTAGAAACAGTTACGCGTTTTAATGTTTTTGCTCGTAATGGCCATGATGATGATTTCCAAAGAGGAGATAGCGCTTATGATAATTATTATGGGGATCCAACGTTGAAAAATCCTAACTTAGCTGAATTGAACAAAGCACCTTACTATGCTTTGCGTTTATATCCTGGTGATATTGGTACAAAGGGTGGCTTAGTTGTGGATGAGCAAGCACGTGTTGTAAAGGCAGATGGCACACCAATAGAAGGTCTTTATGCCTCTAGAAATTGCTCTGCGTCAATTATGGGCGAAACATATCCAGGACCTGGTGCGACGCTGGGGCCAGGAATGACTTTAAGTTATATTGCAACCTCTCATATGGAGAATGCAAGTTACAAACAACAAGCGACTCTTGTAGAGGTATAA
- a CDS encoding ZIP family metal transporter, translating to MILGGFLFFSVSVGGAIAWVFSKLFQHTTEGLSLLCGGFLVGLLALDIIPTSFHMYKSFGIILGIVIGYLMFQILSSLFHPKHSQNPSFYLLAFAMIIHTIPISLTVGNLLGNSALGITITASIILHHLPEGFAFSTAFLSQGEKLWRLVLYFFGFSIFFSLFIWIGQYTNLTNKVQGILMGVSIGLIATTSISEFILHHIRAVSMRSFLTYILLGYFLSYAFHLML from the coding sequence ATGATACTTGGTGGTTTTCTATTTTTTAGTGTCAGTGTAGGCGGGGCTATTGCTTGGGTCTTTTCAAAACTATTTCAGCATACGACTGAAGGTTTATCACTGTTATGTGGTGGATTTTTAGTGGGTTTACTGGCGTTAGATATCATTCCAACTTCTTTTCACATGTACAAGTCCTTTGGCATAATTCTAGGCATAGTCATCGGCTATCTAATGTTTCAAATTCTTAGTAGTTTATTTCACCCTAAGCATTCACAAAATCCCTCCTTTTACTTACTTGCATTCGCTATGATTATCCACACAATACCAATCAGCCTCACTGTCGGAAATTTACTAGGAAATTCAGCACTTGGCATTACAATTACAGCCTCGATCATTCTCCACCATCTACCTGAGGGTTTTGCTTTTAGTACGGCTTTTCTCTCCCAAGGAGAAAAACTCTGGAGACTGGTACTTTATTTTTTTGGTTTTTCTATATTCTTTAGTCTATTTATTTGGATTGGCCAATACACAAACCTTACCAATAAAGTGCAAGGTATACTCATGGGCGTATCCATCGGTTTGATTGCCACGACGAGTATTTCTGAATTTATCTTGCATCATATTCGGGCCGTATCGATGAGGTCTTTTCTGACATATATATTACTGGGCTATTTTTTGAGTTATGCGTTCCATTTAATGCTGTGA
- a CDS encoding TRM11 family SAM-dependent methyltransferase, with protein MIKQTISSYLYTYAWQTNEQELCRLEMRALFGFDVVSNILLASKKVEPSRSPFMRSRLDVLFEAENIAEIAHFAQNLVLGELTFKVLCLNKSDLGDMKKIQQNERHQVEREIGLCIQAEPDLTNPEVVFGLVWHDNRWYFGYYVEGEAIWFKHQQKPEMYSTALSTRVARAVANIAIPNPAGVRAIDPCCGIGTVLVEALSMNMDIVGRDINPLVVKGSRINIAHFGLQGEVLKGDIAQMTESYDVAIIDLPYNLFTHISVDSQFTIIKSARRIAKRVILVTIETIDSMVNEAGFEIIDRCVVTKGTFKRQVLVCE; from the coding sequence ATGATAAAGCAAACGATTTCTTCTTATCTTTATACGTATGCATGGCAAACAAATGAGCAGGAGCTTTGTCGTTTAGAAATGCGTGCATTGTTTGGCTTTGATGTAGTCTCGAATATACTACTAGCATCAAAAAAAGTTGAGCCTAGTAGAAGTCCATTTATGCGTAGTCGTTTAGATGTGTTATTCGAAGCAGAAAATATTGCGGAAATTGCCCATTTTGCACAAAATCTAGTATTAGGTGAATTAACATTTAAAGTACTGTGCTTAAATAAATCTGACCTTGGGGATATGAAGAAAATTCAGCAGAATGAACGTCATCAGGTAGAGCGAGAGATTGGTCTTTGTATACAGGCAGAGCCAGATCTTACGAATCCTGAAGTTGTATTCGGACTTGTTTGGCATGATAATCGTTGGTATTTTGGCTATTATGTTGAGGGGGAGGCAATTTGGTTCAAGCATCAGCAAAAACCTGAAATGTATTCGACAGCTCTTAGCACACGTGTAGCACGAGCTGTTGCAAATATTGCCATTCCGAATCCAGCGGGTGTACGAGCAATTGATCCTTGTTGCGGTATCGGCACCGTTTTAGTAGAGGCACTATCGATGAACATGGATATTGTAGGACGTGACATTAATCCGCTTGTCGTTAAGGGATCGCGGATTAATATCGCTCACTTTGGCTTACAAGGAGAAGTGTTAAAGGGCGATATAGCACAAATGACGGAAAGCTATGATGTGGCGATTATTGATTTACCTTACAATTTATTTACACATATTTCAGTAGATTCGCAGTTTACGATCATTAAATCGGCACGTCGGATTGCTAAGAGAGTTATACTTGTTACCATCGAAACAATTGACAGTATGGTAAACGAAGCAGGGTTTGAAATTATTGATCGTTGTGTTGTAACGAAAGGTACTTTTAAGCGGCAAGTATTAGTATGTGAATAG
- a CDS encoding branched-chain amino acid aminotransferase — MLKKQMELLMNEQVNLALFDVERAYAEKHALLHEGAMEDRTSLHFNVIERCDKLNEELLAEETESFLAIPVQYLKEHSHEFMYVESDRFEVIRVDSFALEFDEAFGVYSALFGLRLQKKQGEFLHAYLTSHLQHEKMTYSMAFSGQDGLWEVNLALNAFGEFSEQQSFGEVFVGLYRFVFGLLVEIEETV, encoded by the coding sequence TTGCTAAAAAAACAAATGGAATTATTAATGAATGAGCAGGTTAACCTTGCGCTATTCGATGTGGAAAGGGCATATGCAGAAAAACATGCGTTACTACATGAAGGAGCAATGGAAGATAGGACTTCTTTACATTTTAATGTGATCGAACGATGCGATAAGTTAAATGAAGAGTTATTAGCAGAAGAAACTGAATCATTCCTGGCGATACCTGTACAATATTTAAAGGAGCATTCGCATGAATTTATGTATGTGGAATCTGATCGTTTTGAAGTCATTCGAGTGGACTCCTTTGCGCTAGAATTTGATGAGGCGTTCGGTGTGTATAGTGCCTTATTTGGCCTTCGACTGCAAAAGAAGCAAGGTGAGTTTTTACATGCGTATTTAACATCACATTTACAACATGAAAAGATGACATATAGTATGGCATTTTCAGGGCAGGACGGACTTTGGGAAGTGAATCTTGCGTTGAATGCATTTGGTGAATTTAGTGAGCAACAATCATTTGGCGAAGTATTTGTAGGTTTGTATCGCTTTGTTTTTGGGCTACTTGTTGAAATTGAGGAGACAGTATGA
- a CDS encoding cupredoxin domain-containing protein, whose translation MVITPGIRDLTYVTQSNGAKFFTLIAEEITWELVDGIFIKAWGYNDSTPDPTIRVCPGDQVCI comes from the coding sequence ATGGTTATAACCCCTGGCATTAGGGATTTAACTTATGTGACACAATCCAATGGGGCAAAGTTTTTCACTTTGATCGCAGAAGAAATAACATGGGAGCTTGTAGATGGTATTTTTATTAAGGCATGGGGGTATAACGATTCCACCCCTGACCCCACTATTCGTGTTTGCCCAGGAGATCAAGTCTGTATATGA
- a CDS encoding M15 family metallopeptidase encodes MSTNVTVTCRDLAELLPPAQLACRLLFQECYKADILNIFITETYRSQARQNYLYAQGRTRPGQIVTWTLSSNHTSRLAWDIAVSPPQSLYDVTTLKKVGDIARRLGIIWGGDWTGSIDRPHFEVKSSWKMPTGYKLEGVVIVPSTSKMKVQLIVEDKKEEIKVTQMWNPASPAMRTATEKYITQAVNNGIIQESHLKDLQNGMMTTDRLLGLYITIQLRRGLL; translated from the coding sequence GTGAGTACAAATGTAACAGTGACATGTAGAGACTTAGCTGAGTTATTACCACCTGCACAATTAGCATGTCGTTTATTATTCCAAGAATGTTACAAGGCCGATATCCTCAATATCTTCATTACCGAAACATATCGCTCACAAGCAAGGCAAAATTATTTATATGCGCAAGGGCGTACTAGACCAGGCCAGATAGTCACTTGGACATTAAGTAGCAATCATACATCACGTTTAGCCTGGGATATTGCTGTTAGTCCTCCTCAATCTTTATATGATGTAACGACGTTAAAGAAAGTTGGAGATATAGCGCGAAGACTCGGGATTATATGGGGTGGTGATTGGACGGGTTCTATCGATCGTCCGCATTTCGAGGTGAAATCATCTTGGAAAATGCCCACCGGCTACAAATTAGAGGGTGTGGTAATCGTACCGAGCACAAGCAAAATGAAGGTCCAACTAATTGTAGAAGATAAAAAGGAGGAAATAAAGGTGACTCAAATGTGGAATCCTGCATCACCCGCTATGCGTACTGCAACAGAAAAATATATTACGCAAGCGGTCAATAATGGAATCATACAAGAATCGCATTTAAAAGACTTACAAAATGGTATGATGACCACTGACCGATTATTAGGTCTATATATTACTATCCAACTAAGACGAGGCTTGTTATAA
- a CDS encoding phage holin family protein, which yields MTKKGSVVMDRWIATMSGVIGTIVSYSVDGLGMAVTVLIGFMAIDYATGILTGIVNHNLNSRIGFNGIIRKVYYLMLVGSVYLLAVVVPGIEYAGDGAAIAFCVLEFISITENGTKMGLPTPNFIKNILAIVKDKTEEEGTK from the coding sequence ATGACTAAAAAAGGAAGTGTTGTAATGGACAGATGGATTGCAACAATGAGTGGCGTTATCGGTACAATTGTATCTTATTCTGTGGATGGATTGGGAATGGCGGTAACCGTATTAATTGGGTTTATGGCAATTGATTATGCGACAGGTATTTTGACAGGTATCGTTAATCATAATTTAAATAGTCGTATTGGGTTTAATGGCATCATACGCAAGGTTTATTACTTAATGCTAGTTGGTTCTGTGTATTTATTGGCTGTGGTTGTGCCTGGCATCGAGTACGCAGGTGATGGTGCAGCGATTGCCTTTTGTGTGCTTGAGTTTATTTCAATTACGGAAAACGGAACAAAGATGGGTTTACCCACACCGAATTTCATTAAAAATATCTTAGCGATTGTAAAAGATAAAACTGAAGAGGAGGGTACTAAGTGA
- a CDS encoding siphovirus ReqiPepy6 Gp37-like family protein, with amino-acid sequence MKKPIRILSSEMDILAEIDNYESMFFNRSWYGIGAIELRINRYKKYTDTLVKDNLVLIGSDLNKVFIIKHREIELDENGKITENWLIKGFALKSIVAQRITMPPTYTAYDNQSGSAETVMKRFINNNLVNPTNPMRKIPQLVIATDFQRGVHMTYASRFKNLAEEISTLSLSSKLGWEVTLDLTNKKWVFDVVEGRNLTVGQFINPPVIFSPQFESLKSLHYTQSDLNYKNLAIVAGLGEGVERRIIEVGGYAAIKRHEIFIDARDIAEVDEEERPIPEPQIIKALTDRGQQQLNEFMQEEFLEGQILTNSPFKYQQEYNLGDIITIQNTDWSISMDARITDVKEVYETSGFSIEATFGNNRPTLIQKIKQELSQVSGEVRR; translated from the coding sequence ATGAAAAAACCAATTCGAATCCTATCTTCTGAAATGGATATCCTAGCTGAAATAGACAACTACGAATCCATGTTTTTCAACCGTTCATGGTATGGAATAGGTGCCATAGAATTAAGAATCAATCGATACAAAAAATATACAGATACTTTAGTAAAAGATAACCTTGTTCTTATCGGTAGCGATTTGAATAAGGTTTTTATTATTAAGCACAGAGAAATAGAACTTGATGAAAACGGCAAGATTACTGAAAACTGGCTCATAAAGGGCTTTGCGCTAAAGTCGATTGTTGCACAGCGTATAACAATGCCACCAACGTATACGGCTTACGATAATCAAAGTGGAAGCGCCGAAACAGTGATGAAGCGTTTTATAAATAATAATCTAGTAAATCCAACTAACCCAATGCGTAAAATACCTCAACTGGTGATTGCTACTGATTTTCAGCGGGGAGTCCATATGACTTATGCTTCTCGTTTTAAAAACTTGGCAGAAGAAATAAGCACACTATCATTATCAAGCAAGTTAGGTTGGGAAGTTACACTCGATTTAACAAACAAGAAGTGGGTATTTGATGTCGTGGAAGGTCGTAATTTAACGGTGGGGCAATTTATTAATCCACCCGTAATTTTTTCTCCGCAATTTGAAAGTTTGAAGTCACTACATTACACACAGAGCGATCTCAATTATAAAAATCTAGCGATCGTAGCTGGACTAGGAGAAGGTGTGGAACGTCGCATAATTGAGGTTGGTGGTTATGCAGCAATCAAGCGCCATGAAATTTTTATAGATGCGAGAGATATAGCCGAGGTCGATGAGGAAGAGCGACCAATACCAGAGCCACAAATCATAAAGGCATTAACTGATCGTGGGCAACAGCAACTAAATGAGTTTATGCAAGAAGAGTTCTTGGAGGGACAGATATTAACAAACAGCCCATTTAAGTATCAGCAGGAATATAATTTAGGTGATATTATTACTATTCAAAATACCGATTGGTCCATTTCTATGGATGCGCGTATTACAGATGTCAAAGAGGTATACGAGACATCGGGATTCAGTATTGAGGCAACGTTTGGCAATAATCGACCGACTTTAATCCAAAAAATCAAGCAAGAGTTAAGTCAGGTTAGTGGGGAAGTAAGAAGATAA